In one Agrobacterium tumefaciens genomic region, the following are encoded:
- the phoB gene encoding phosphate regulon transcriptional regulatory protein PhoB, whose protein sequence is MVPKIAVVEDEEALSVLLRYNLEAEGYDVDTIPRGDEAEIRLQERIPDLLILDWMLPGVSGIELCRRLRMRPETERLPIIMLTARGEESERVRGLATGADDYVVKPFSTPELMARVKAMLRRARPEVLSSVLKCGDIELDRETHRVHRKSREVRLGPTEFRLLEFLMTSPGRVFSRSQLLDGVWGHDIYVDERTVDVHVGRLRKALNFSHMQDVIRTVRGAGYSMEA, encoded by the coding sequence ATGGTGCCCAAGATTGCAGTTGTGGAAGACGAGGAAGCGCTGAGCGTCCTGCTTCGTTACAATCTCGAGGCTGAGGGATACGACGTCGACACGATACCCCGTGGCGATGAGGCGGAAATCAGGCTGCAGGAGCGTATTCCGGATCTTCTCATCCTGGACTGGATGCTGCCCGGCGTATCCGGTATCGAACTCTGCCGTCGTTTGAGAATGCGGCCGGAAACCGAGCGCCTGCCCATCATCATGCTGACGGCGCGCGGTGAGGAAAGCGAGCGGGTTCGTGGTCTTGCCACCGGCGCAGATGACTATGTCGTCAAGCCGTTCTCGACCCCGGAACTCATGGCCCGCGTCAAGGCCATGCTGCGCCGGGCCCGTCCCGAGGTTCTCTCATCGGTGCTGAAATGCGGTGATATCGAACTGGATCGCGAGACCCATCGCGTTCACCGCAAAAGCCGCGAAGTGCGCCTCGGCCCGACGGAATTCCGCCTGCTGGAGTTTTTGATGACATCGCCGGGCAGGGTCTTCTCCCGTTCACAATTGCTGGATGGCGTCTGGGGTCACGATATCTATGTCGACGAGCGCACCGTCGACGTGCATGTCGGACGCCTGCGCAAAGCCCTGAATTTCTCCCATATGCAGGATGTCATCCGCACCGTGCGTGGCGCTGGATATTCGATGGAAGCCTGA
- the phoU gene encoding phosphate signaling complex protein PhoU: MTQTTTHSHILSAYDDELKFLTRRIAEMGGLAEQMCGDAVRALVNSDAALAQKVISDDTILDHAEREIGDKAIVTIARRQPMAADLREIIGTLRIAADLERVGDLGKNTAKRVIAVAGTGVPRKLARGIEHLSELALVQLKEVLDVYSTRSAEKANAIRERDEEIDAMYTSLFRELLTYMMEDPRNITTCTHLLFCAKNIERIGDHATNIAETIYYMTTGSQPEGERPKDDSSNTLGSVTE, encoded by the coding sequence ATGACACAGACAACGACCCATTCGCATATCCTGTCGGCCTATGACGACGAATTGAAGTTTCTGACGCGCCGTATCGCCGAAATGGGCGGTCTTGCCGAGCAGATGTGCGGCGATGCCGTGCGCGCGCTTGTCAATTCCGATGCCGCGCTCGCGCAGAAGGTCATTTCGGACGATACAATTCTCGACCACGCCGAACGCGAAATCGGCGACAAGGCCATCGTCACCATCGCCAGGCGTCAGCCGATGGCGGCAGACCTTCGCGAGATCATCGGCACCCTGCGTATCGCCGCCGATCTCGAACGCGTCGGCGATCTCGGCAAGAACACGGCCAAGCGCGTCATCGCGGTTGCCGGAACCGGTGTGCCGCGCAAGCTCGCGCGCGGTATCGAGCATTTGTCGGAACTGGCGCTGGTGCAGCTCAAGGAAGTCCTCGACGTCTATTCCACACGCTCCGCCGAGAAGGCCAATGCCATTCGCGAACGCGATGAGGAAATCGACGCCATGTACACGTCGCTCTTCCGTGAGCTTCTGACCTACATGATGGAAGATCCGCGCAACATCACCACCTGCACGCATCTCCTGTTCTGCGCCAAGAACATCGAGCGTATCGGCGACCATGCCACGAATATCGCTGAAACGATCTACTACATGACCACCGGCAGCCAGCCGGAGGGCGAGCGTCCGAAGGACGACAGTTCCAACACTCTCGGTTCGGTGACCGAGTAA
- the pstA gene encoding phosphate ABC transporter permease PstA encodes MTDIVSPAAGAAVNKATRRDIGIKRRYAAERRFRAYGMAAISFGLIFLFLLLWSVVSKGYTAFQQTMITVPVEFSELIIDPKNERAANPAKLMTANYPVLARDAVAKVLGVAPTDRAGLRAVNVMISDSVRTQLRDIVVADPAVIGTIRTVTLLASGDVDSAFKGQVDLTVDEANRRISNQQLGWMNQLAEGGQLGKHFNTGIFVNGNSSRPEAAGVGVALIGSFYMMMIVLVLSLPIGVAASIYLEEFAPKNRLTDLIEVNINNLAAVPSIVYGLLGLSVFINFMGFPRSASLVGGLVLTLMTLPTIIIATRAALKAVPPSIRAAALGLGASKMQTIFHHVLPLAMPGILTGTIIGLAHALGETAPLLLIGMVAFVANYPTTPMDPSTALPVQIYMWANEAERAFVERTSGAIIILLLFLIVMNVGAILLRRRFERRW; translated from the coding sequence ATGACCGACATCGTTTCTCCCGCGGCCGGTGCCGCCGTGAACAAGGCCACGCGCCGTGATATCGGCATCAAGCGCCGCTATGCCGCCGAACGCCGCTTCCGTGCTTATGGAATGGCAGCGATTTCCTTCGGCCTCATCTTTCTCTTCCTGCTGCTCTGGTCGGTCGTATCCAAGGGTTACACCGCGTTCCAGCAGACGATGATCACCGTTCCGGTCGAGTTCTCCGAACTGATCATCGACCCGAAGAATGAGCGTGCCGCCAATCCCGCAAAGCTGATGACGGCCAATTATCCCGTCCTCGCCCGCGATGCGGTTGCCAAGGTTCTCGGCGTCGCGCCAACGGACCGCGCCGGTCTGCGCGCCGTTAACGTCATGATCTCCGACAGCGTCCGCACCCAGTTGCGCGACATCGTCGTCGCTGATCCTGCCGTTATCGGCACCATACGCACCGTCACGCTTCTGGCATCGGGCGATGTGGATAGCGCCTTCAAGGGCCAGGTCGATCTGACGGTGGATGAGGCCAACCGCCGCATCTCGAACCAGCAGCTCGGCTGGATGAACCAGCTCGCAGAAGGTGGCCAGCTTGGCAAACATTTCAATACCGGCATCTTCGTTAACGGCAATTCGAGCCGTCCGGAAGCGGCGGGTGTCGGTGTGGCGCTGATCGGTTCCTTCTATATGATGATGATCGTGCTGGTTCTGTCGCTGCCGATCGGTGTCGCCGCCTCGATCTATCTCGAGGAATTCGCGCCGAAGAACCGCCTGACGGACCTTATCGAGGTGAACATCAACAATCTCGCGGCCGTTCCCTCCATTGTTTATGGTCTGCTCGGTCTTTCCGTCTTCATCAACTTCATGGGCTTTCCGCGCTCGGCCTCTCTGGTCGGCGGCCTGGTCCTGACGCTGATGACGCTGCCGACGATCATCATCGCCACGCGCGCCGCATTGAAGGCCGTACCGCCGTCGATCCGCGCCGCAGCACTCGGCCTCGGCGCCTCCAAGATGCAGACGATCTTCCATCACGTCCTGCCGCTTGCCATGCCCGGCATTCTGACCGGCACGATCATCGGCCTTGCTCACGCGCTGGGCGAAACGGCGCCGCTGCTCTTGATCGGCATGGTGGCATTCGTTGCGAATTATCCGACAACGCCGATGGATCCGTCCACGGCTCTGCCGGTGCAGATTTACATGTGGGCGAACGAAGCCGAACGCGCCTTTGTCGAAAGGACATCCGGCGCTATCATCATCCTGCTTTTGTTCCTCATCGTCATGAATGTTGGCGCAATCCTGTTGCGTCGCCGCTTCGAACGGCGCTGGTAG
- a CDS encoding phosphonate ABC transporter substrate-binding protein: protein MNIVKFSAAALVASVAFAGAAAARDQIQVAGSSTVLPYAKIVAETFAETFPNFKAPVVESGGTGGGLKAFCSGVGEGTIDIANASRKIKSDELAACKAAGVADVQEVKIGYDGIVFAMDSSNKDIKLEPKDLYLALAAEVVKDGKLVANPYKKWSEVNKELPDVAIAAYIPGSKHGTREVFEEKIMADGCKEAGATDAIKTLVTDAKQAAAKCVAVRKDGAAVDIDGDYTETLARIDANKTGLGVFGLAFYENNADRLKVATVSGVVPSTETVASGKYPVSRPLFFYVKKAHLGVIPGLKEYVEFFVSDEMIGPDSPLANYGLVAAPDKEREEIRAKFAAGASM, encoded by the coding sequence ATGAACATCGTAAAATTTTCCGCAGCAGCTCTGGTGGCTTCTGTCGCCTTCGCTGGCGCCGCCGCTGCTCGCGACCAGATTCAGGTTGCCGGTTCTTCCACTGTTCTGCCCTATGCCAAGATCGTTGCCGAGACCTTTGCTGAAACCTTCCCGAACTTTAAGGCTCCGGTTGTTGAATCCGGCGGCACGGGCGGCGGTCTGAAGGCGTTCTGCTCCGGCGTCGGCGAAGGCACCATCGACATTGCCAACGCTTCGCGCAAGATCAAGAGCGACGAACTGGCCGCCTGTAAGGCTGCTGGCGTTGCCGACGTTCAGGAAGTGAAGATCGGTTACGACGGTATCGTCTTTGCGATGGACTCTTCCAACAAGGACATCAAGCTTGAGCCGAAGGATCTTTACCTCGCGCTCGCTGCTGAAGTCGTCAAGGACGGCAAGCTCGTTGCCAACCCCTACAAGAAGTGGTCGGAAGTCAACAAGGAGCTGCCTGACGTCGCGATCGCCGCTTACATCCCGGGTTCCAAGCACGGCACGCGCGAAGTCTTCGAAGAGAAGATCATGGCTGACGGCTGCAAGGAAGCCGGCGCCACCGACGCCATCAAGACGCTCGTCACCGATGCCAAGCAGGCTGCCGCCAAGTGCGTTGCAGTCCGTAAGGACGGCGCCGCAGTCGACATCGACGGCGACTACACCGAGACGCTTGCCCGTATCGATGCCAACAAGACCGGCCTTGGCGTTTTCGGCCTCGCTTTCTATGAAAACAACGCCGACCGCCTGAAGGTCGCGACTGTTTCGGGCGTCGTTCCGTCCACCGAAACCGTTGCCAGCGGCAAGTACCCGGTTTCGCGCCCGCTGTTCTTCTACGTGAAGAAGGCTCACCTGGGCGTTATCCCGGGCCTCAAGGAATATGTCGAGTTCTTCGTTTCCGATGAAATGATCGGCCCGGATTCTCCGCTCGCCAACTACGGCCTCGTTGCCGCTCCGGACAAGGAGCGCGAAGAAATCCGCGCCAAGTTCGCAGCTGGCGCGTCCATGTAA
- a CDS encoding nitronate monooxygenase, with protein MLPSVLKDNLRLPVIASPLFIISHPQLTLAQCKAGVIGAFPALNARPESQLDEWLAMITEELAAHNKANPDRPAAPFAVNQIVHMSNRRLEHDLGLCVKYKVPVVISSLGAVPEVNAAVHSYGGIVLHDIINDRHARSAIRKGADGLIAVATGAGGHAGTLSPFALVQEIREWFDGPLLLAGAIANGGSILAAQAMGADMAYIGSPFIATQEARASDGYKQAIVEAQAKDIVYSNYFTGVHGNYLKSSIVASGMDPDNLPEADPSKMDFETATGGAKAWKDIWGAGQGIGAVKSVEPVADLVDRLANEYEDAKKRICGKA; from the coding sequence ATGCTGCCGTCCGTGCTGAAAGACAATCTGCGTCTTCCGGTCATAGCGTCACCGCTATTCATTATTTCACATCCGCAACTGACACTGGCCCAATGCAAGGCGGGTGTCATCGGTGCTTTCCCCGCGCTGAATGCGCGGCCAGAAAGCCAGCTGGATGAATGGCTGGCAATGATCACCGAGGAGCTGGCCGCCCACAACAAGGCCAACCCCGACCGCCCGGCTGCACCCTTCGCGGTCAACCAGATCGTGCACATGTCCAACCGGCGGCTGGAACACGATCTCGGCCTCTGCGTCAAATACAAGGTGCCGGTGGTGATTTCCTCGCTCGGCGCCGTGCCGGAGGTCAACGCGGCCGTGCATTCCTATGGCGGCATCGTTCTGCATGATATCATCAATGATCGCCATGCCCGCTCCGCCATCCGCAAGGGAGCGGACGGGCTGATCGCTGTGGCCACCGGCGCCGGCGGACATGCGGGCACGCTTTCGCCCTTCGCCCTCGTCCAGGAAATCCGCGAATGGTTCGACGGGCCACTGCTGCTCGCCGGCGCTATCGCCAATGGCGGCTCCATTCTGGCCGCACAGGCGATGGGCGCGGATATGGCCTATATCGGTTCCCCCTTCATCGCCACGCAGGAGGCGCGCGCCTCCGACGGCTACAAGCAGGCGATTGTGGAAGCGCAGGCCAAGGATATCGTTTATTCGAACTATTTCACGGGCGTGCATGGCAATTACCTGAAAAGCTCCATCGTCGCCTCCGGCATGGACCCGGACAATCTCCCCGAGGCGGATCCTTCGAAAATGGATTTCGAAACCGCCACCGGCGGCGCCAAGGCGTGGAAAGACATCTGGGGCGCAGGCCAGGGCATTGGCGCGGTCAAATCTGTCGAGCCTGTAGCGGACCTCGTCGATCGTCTGGCCAATGAATATGAGGACGCCAAAAAGCGCATCTGCGGCAAGGCCTGA
- a CDS encoding phosphate ABC transporter ATP-binding protein encodes MNMLSEAAVEKALDKKMNEVSYKMIGKDVSVYYGEKRALYDVNLNVRENTVTALIGPSGCGKSTFLRTLNRMNDTIDGCRVTGKITLDTDDIYDQAIDVVELRARVGMVFQKPNPFPKSIYENISYGPRIHGLARNKADMDQIVEHSLQKAGLWNEVKDRLHESGTGLSGGQQQRLCIARAVAVSPEVILMDEPCSALDPIATAKVEELIHELRTNYTIVIVTHSMQQAARVSQRTAMFHLGHLVEENETDKMFTNPDDQRTQDYIMGRFG; translated from the coding sequence ATGAACATGTTGTCGGAAGCAGCAGTTGAAAAGGCGCTGGACAAGAAAATGAATGAAGTCTCATACAAGATGATCGGCAAGGACGTTTCGGTTTATTACGGCGAGAAGCGTGCGCTTTACGACGTGAACCTCAATGTCCGGGAAAACACGGTGACCGCCCTTATCGGCCCGTCCGGTTGCGGAAAATCCACTTTCCTGCGCACCTTGAACCGTATGAACGATACGATCGACGGTTGCCGGGTCACCGGTAAAATCACGCTCGATACCGACGATATCTACGATCAGGCGATCGACGTCGTGGAACTGCGCGCCCGCGTGGGCATGGTGTTCCAGAAGCCGAACCCGTTTCCGAAGTCGATTTACGAGAACATCTCCTACGGTCCGCGCATCCATGGTCTTGCCCGTAACAAGGCGGATATGGACCAGATCGTCGAACACAGCCTGCAGAAGGCCGGCCTGTGGAATGAGGTGAAGGATCGTCTTCACGAATCCGGCACGGGCCTTTCCGGCGGTCAGCAGCAGCGTCTGTGCATTGCCCGCGCGGTTGCCGTCAGCCCGGAAGTCATCCTGATGGATGAGCCTTGCTCGGCGCTCGATCCGATCGCGACAGCGAAGGTCGAGGAGCTGATCCACGAGTTGCGTACCAATTACACGATCGTCATCGTCACCCACTCCATGCAGCAGGCGGCGCGCGTTTCCCAGCGCACGGCCATGTTCCATCTTGGTCATCTTGTCGAGGAAAACGAAACGGACAAGATGTTCACCAATCCGGATGACCAGCGCACGCAGGATTACATCATGGGCCGCTTCGGCTGA
- the phoR gene encoding phosphate regulon sensor histidine kinase PhoR, translated as MAVMEGDSGLRLLGKKLRRNWLPVLVVSMLAIVAVSELHTPYMPAILWLCAIIAILAVRERPAAAKDENVGAETDQPEVPGENVISGVRAGLAVLDTPVFILDRNASVLFQNGAAERAFGQLPAGAHISARLRSPGLLDVIRETIATGQPNQVEHSERFPSERVFIVRIARADAGEGAGPPFYILSFRDVSELRRIDRMRSDFVANASHELRTPLASLRGFIETMQGPARNDPKAQERFLAIMLDQATRMSRLVDDLMSLSRLELRANIAPDQRVDLVPVIGHVRDALLPLADELDVDITLHLPDRPAEVQGDRDELVQVFQNLVENACKYGQEGKVVDVWLRAEPGKPVEVSVIDKGPGIPAEHVPRLTERFYRVSVADSRSKKGTGLGLAIVKHILTRHRARLIIKSELGSGTDFTVRF; from the coding sequence ATGGCAGTCATGGAAGGCGATAGTGGATTAAGGCTTTTGGGAAAAAAGCTTCGCCGAAACTGGTTGCCTGTTCTGGTTGTCAGCATGCTTGCCATCGTGGCGGTCTCGGAGCTTCACACGCCCTATATGCCGGCAATCCTGTGGCTCTGCGCCATCATCGCCATTCTCGCCGTTCGGGAAAGGCCGGCGGCGGCGAAGGACGAAAACGTGGGCGCGGAAACGGATCAGCCGGAAGTGCCCGGCGAAAACGTCATTTCCGGTGTCCGGGCGGGACTTGCCGTCCTCGATACGCCCGTCTTCATCCTCGACAGGAATGCCAGCGTGCTGTTTCAGAACGGCGCGGCGGAGCGTGCCTTCGGCCAGCTTCCGGCCGGTGCGCATATTTCCGCCCGGCTGCGTTCGCCTGGCCTGCTGGATGTCATTCGTGAAACCATCGCCACCGGCCAGCCCAATCAGGTCGAGCATTCCGAGCGTTTTCCTTCCGAGCGGGTCTTTATCGTTCGCATCGCCCGCGCCGATGCGGGCGAGGGGGCGGGTCCGCCATTCTATATCCTGTCGTTCCGCGATGTTTCGGAGCTTCGCCGCATCGACCGTATGCGCAGCGACTTCGTTGCCAATGCCAGCCATGAATTGCGCACCCCGCTCGCTTCCTTGCGCGGTTTCATCGAAACCATGCAGGGACCGGCGCGCAACGATCCGAAAGCGCAGGAACGTTTCCTCGCCATCATGCTGGATCAGGCAACCCGCATGAGCAGGCTGGTGGATGACCTCATGTCCCTTTCAAGGCTCGAATTGCGCGCCAATATCGCCCCGGACCAGAGGGTTGATCTCGTCCCTGTCATCGGCCATGTGCGCGATGCGCTGCTGCCGCTCGCCGATGAGCTGGATGTCGATATCACCCTGCATCTGCCGGACCGGCCGGCGGAAGTGCAGGGTGATCGTGACGAGCTGGTGCAGGTATTCCAGAACCTCGTTGAAAATGCTTGCAAATATGGGCAGGAAGGCAAAGTCGTTGATGTCTGGCTGCGCGCCGAACCCGGCAAGCCGGTGGAGGTAAGCGTCATCGACAAGGGGCCGGGCATTCCCGCCGAACATGTGCCGCGCCTGACGGAGCGTTTTTATCGTGTCAGCGTCGCCGACAGCCGCTCGAAAAAGGGCACGGGTCTCGGGCTTGCCATCGTCAAGCATATCCTCACCCGTCACCGCGCCCGCCTCATCATTAAATCGGAATTGGGCAGCGGCACGGATTTCACCGTGAGATTCTGA
- a CDS encoding YqaE/Pmp3 family membrane protein, whose amino-acid sequence MDVIRILIAIILPPVGVFLQVGLGLHFWLNILLTLCGYVPGIIHAIWVILRK is encoded by the coding sequence GTGGATGTCATTCGTATTCTTATCGCCATCATCCTTCCGCCCGTCGGCGTGTTTCTTCAGGTCGGGCTTGGGCTGCATTTCTGGCTGAATATTCTCCTGACGCTGTGCGGTTATGTGCCCGGCATCATTCACGCCATCTGGGTGATCCTGCGGAAATAG
- the pstC gene encoding phosphate ABC transporter permease subunit PstC — protein sequence MNTSILLLILALIGIGSYLLGSRRAVALSGGRPANMHSRAGYHGSYAVVWAVLPAAFILAVWLIVSPLVVTSAVRGNFPEDVRAQSEAQQSLTYGMVTSIARGLQRLTAEETAQVDADTAAVRPLLASKGVAIAGDPERFMVDAAHTLNDMTSTSRFAMVAIVLLAALGGAAYALRSIAPRFRARNKVERVILAALLVASSIAILTTIGIVMSMLTEAIQFFTMVPAHQFFFGTVWDPRFAAAGATDSSGQFGLIPLLAGTLYIGLVAMLVAVPVGLFSAIYMSEYASPRFRSVAKPLLEVLAGIPTIVYGFFALTTVGPFLRDISTQINGLATGNYANFIQAQSVITAGFVMGIMLIPYVSSLSDDIITAVPRSLRDGSLGLGATRSETIKKVIVPAALPGIVGAVLMTASRAIGETMIVVLAAGVAARLQLNPFEPMTTVTVKIVSQLTGDLEFTSPQTLVAFALGITLFAITLCLNIYALYIVRKYREQYE from the coding sequence ATGAACACATCGATCCTTTTGTTGATACTGGCGCTGATCGGCATCGGCAGCTACCTGCTCGGCAGCCGCCGTGCCGTTGCCCTGTCTGGCGGGCGTCCCGCCAACATGCATTCCCGTGCCGGTTATCACGGTTCCTACGCGGTCGTCTGGGCGGTTTTGCCCGCGGCGTTCATTCTTGCCGTCTGGCTCATTGTCAGCCCGCTCGTCGTCACCTCGGCGGTGCGCGGAAATTTCCCTGAGGATGTGCGGGCGCAATCCGAGGCGCAGCAGAGCCTGACCTATGGCATGGTGACCTCCATCGCCCGTGGCCTTCAGCGGCTGACGGCGGAGGAAACCGCGCAGGTCGATGCCGATACGGCGGCGGTAAGGCCGCTTCTGGCCTCGAAGGGTGTGGCGATCGCCGGTGATCCCGAGCGGTTTATGGTCGATGCCGCCCATACGCTCAACGACATGACCTCCACCAGCCGTTTCGCGATGGTCGCCATCGTGCTGTTGGCCGCACTCGGCGGTGCCGCTTATGCGCTGCGTTCGATTGCACCGCGCTTCCGGGCACGCAACAAGGTCGAGAGGGTCATTCTCGCGGCCCTGCTCGTCGCTTCTTCCATCGCGATCCTCACGACCATCGGCATCGTTATGTCGATGCTGACGGAAGCGATCCAGTTCTTCACCATGGTTCCGGCCCACCAGTTCTTCTTCGGTACGGTGTGGGATCCACGTTTCGCGGCGGCTGGCGCAACCGACTCCTCCGGTCAGTTCGGCCTGATCCCGCTGCTCGCCGGCACACTCTATATCGGTCTCGTCGCCATGCTGGTGGCTGTTCCGGTCGGCCTGTTTTCGGCAATCTATATGTCGGAATATGCGTCGCCGCGCTTTCGCTCCGTGGCAAAGCCGCTGCTCGAGGTGCTCGCCGGTATTCCGACCATTGTCTACGGCTTCTTCGCGCTGACGACGGTTGGTCCTTTCCTCAGAGACATTTCCACGCAGATCAACGGTCTGGCGACGGGTAACTACGCCAATTTCATCCAGGCGCAGAGCGTCATCACCGCCGGCTTCGTCATGGGTATCATGCTGATCCCCTATGTCTCGTCGCTGTCGGACGATATCATCACCGCCGTGCCGCGTTCCCTGCGTGACGGTTCCCTCGGCCTCGGCGCCACGCGGTCCGAAACCATCAAGAAGGTCATCGTTCCCGCAGCTCTTCCCGGCATCGTCGGCGCCGTGCTGATGACGGCATCGCGTGCGATCGGCGAAACCATGATCGTGGTTCTTGCGGCTGGTGTTGCCGCGCGCCTGCAGCTCAACCCCTTCGAACCGATGACCACGGTAACGGTCAAGATCGTCAGCCAGCTGACCGGCGACCTTGAATTCACCTCGCCGCAGACGCTTGTCGCCTTCGCGCTTGGCATCACGCTTTTCGCCATCACGCTTTGCCTGAATATCTACGCGCTTTACATCGTGCGCAAATACCGGGAGCAATATGAATGA
- a CDS encoding PRC-barrel domain containing protein: MLHQEPRAGQDPYVKDTPSLIASDKVEGTRVYGADGKHIGSIQRIILEKRGGRVAYAVLSFGGFLGIGDDYYPLPWEKLHYDEELDGYRIDLTKEEIENAPHFANLDDDDLLNAKDRKVYDYYGVAPYWM, encoded by the coding sequence ATGTTGCATCAGGAACCCCGTGCAGGACAGGACCCCTATGTCAAAGACACGCCAAGCCTTATCGCCAGCGACAAGGTTGAAGGAACACGCGTTTATGGCGCCGATGGCAAACACATTGGATCGATCCAGCGCATCATTCTGGAAAAGCGCGGCGGCCGTGTCGCTTACGCGGTATTGAGCTTCGGTGGCTTTCTGGGCATCGGCGATGATTATTATCCGCTGCCCTGGGAAAAGCTTCACTACGACGAGGAGCTTGATGGCTACCGCATCGATCTGACCAAGGAAGAGATCGAAAACGCGCCGCATTTCGCCAATCTCGATGATGACGATCTGCTGAACGCCAAGGACCGCAAGGTCTATGACTATTACGGCGTCGCGCCCTACTGGATGTAA
- a CDS encoding DUF982 domain-containing protein produces the protein MKNERWTEPVEVNLEANGKSVVAGPFEALILLTEGWPKIRGLSFVRARSACRAALDGRKSPEEARKCFTDAVSEMQKNPH, from the coding sequence ATGAAGAACGAGAGATGGACAGAACCTGTCGAGGTCAATCTCGAGGCGAACGGCAAGAGTGTCGTCGCCGGTCCTTTCGAGGCCCTGATATTGTTGACCGAAGGCTGGCCTAAAATTCGTGGATTGAGTTTCGTGAGAGCCAGAAGCGCCTGCCGCGCCGCCCTTGATGGACGCAAGTCTCCCGAGGAAGCCCGCAAGTGCTTTACCGATGCGGTTTCAGAGATGCAAAAAAACCCGCATTGA
- the ppk2 gene encoding polyphosphate kinase 2 → MVEETKKRSVELTIGGKPRSFDIDDPVLPDWVEENKLSAGDYPYDKKMKREEYDAVLEALQVELVKVQFWLQATGKRVMAVFEGRDAAGKGGAIFATRAYLNPRYARIVALTKPTETERGQWYFQRYISHFPTAGEFVLFDRSWYNRAGVEPVMGFCTPEEHKRFLKETPRLEKMLVHEDVHLFKFWLDIGRETQIERFHDRRHSPLKCWKLSDMDIAALTKWDDYTDKRDEMLEKTHTDAAPWTVVRANDKRRARVNLIRHILNALDYDGKDKKAIGEIDGKILGSGPGFLK, encoded by the coding sequence ATGGTCGAGGAAACGAAGAAGCGCTCGGTGGAGCTCACCATTGGCGGCAAGCCGCGCAGCTTCGACATCGACGATCCGGTCCTTCCCGACTGGGTGGAGGAAAACAAGCTTTCGGCCGGCGATTATCCCTACGATAAAAAAATGAAGCGCGAGGAATACGATGCAGTCCTCGAAGCGCTGCAGGTGGAGCTGGTCAAGGTACAGTTCTGGTTGCAGGCCACCGGCAAACGGGTGATGGCCGTGTTCGAAGGCCGCGATGCGGCCGGCAAGGGCGGCGCGATCTTCGCTACCCGGGCATATCTCAACCCCCGCTATGCCCGTATCGTGGCGCTGACGAAACCGACGGAAACCGAGCGCGGTCAATGGTATTTCCAGCGTTACATCTCGCATTTTCCGACAGCGGGTGAATTCGTTCTGTTCGACCGTTCCTGGTATAACCGCGCCGGGGTGGAGCCGGTCATGGGGTTCTGCACCCCGGAAGAGCACAAGCGCTTCCTCAAGGAAACGCCGCGTCTTGAAAAGATGCTGGTCCATGAGGACGTTCATCTGTTCAAGTTCTGGCTCGACATCGGCCGGGAAACGCAGATCGAGCGTTTTCACGATCGTCGCCACAGCCCGCTGAAATGCTGGAAGCTTTCCGACATGGATATTGCCGCACTGACGAAATGGGATGACTACACGGACAAGCGCGACGAGATGCTGGAAAAGACCCATACCGACGCTGCCCCCTGGACAGTGGTGCGCGCCAACGACAAACGCCGCGCAAGGGTGAACCTCATCCGGCACATTCTCAATGCGCTCGATTATGACGGCAAGGACAAGAAGGCAATCGGCGAGATCGACGGCAAGATACTGGGATCAGGACCCGGCTTTCTCAAATAG